One Monomorium pharaonis isolate MP-MQ-018 chromosome 4, ASM1337386v2, whole genome shotgun sequence DNA segment encodes these proteins:
- the LOC105840373 gene encoding zinc finger BED domain-containing protein 1 isoform X1: MPTRTVEKGGFIQFVKTLCPLFKIPSRSTLTILLEEKYKVCRSQLKEMLDHVHYVSLTSDICTIMNLTRSFLVITGHFINTETYNLESVCLEAVPLTERHTANTITEQFNQICEEYYLNPLKIISITTDGASNMQKAVELFSNSSKWIWCFAHITNLVVQNSLKNTPELDKIIVQIKRIVTYFKQSTIASDELRTEQIKRGKSEGNIMYLTQDISTRWNSTLEMVEKFEKLAPILGTILANRSHKDGPQMLAGYHIEVVSEIIHLLTPFKEATTQISGDKYVTASIVLPLCHNVLETLNDLKPATNAAMEFKKNLLKEIEVKYIPLKKNKLLTIATLLDPRFKRVYSFSSLCQAAAISQVCCEIRDVARQKGDTSATLEQSPSKETQKNCISIWTKHTERLKKHSDEDESYTHQMPPELKLYFKSAILPLSEDPIKYWYNYKTVSPELAEVALKYCAIMGSSMASERIVSAINNVVTDKRSRLTNRHIKEAVFLTNFFRNK, translated from the exons ATGCCTACTAGGACTGTCGAGAAAGGGGGTTTTATACAATTTGTTAAGACTCTTTGTCCTCTATTTAAAATTCCTTCAAGATCTACGTTAACAATtcttttagaagaaaaatataaagtatgcAGGTCACAACTGAAAGAAATGTTGGATCACGTACATTACGTATCTTTGACATCAGATATATGTACCATAATGAATTTAACTAGAAGTTTCTTAGTGATAACTGGACATTTTATCAATACAGAGACTTACAATCTTGAATCCGTTTGCTTGGAAGCAGTGCCTCTAACAGAAAGACATACAGCAAATACTATAACTGAACAATTTAATCAGATTTGTGAGGAATATTATCTGaatccattaaaaataatttcaattactaCAGATGGAGCTTCTAATATGCAAAAGGCAGTTGAATTGTTCTCAAACTCTTCAAAATGGATTTGGTGTTTTGCACATATAACTAATTTAGTTGTACAAAATTCTTTGAAGAATACACCTGaacttgataaaattattgtacaaattaaaagaattgttACGTATTTCAAGCAAAGTACTATTGCATCAGATGAACTTAGAACAGAACAGATAAAGCGTGGAAAAAGTGAAGGCAACATAATGTATCTGACACAAGACATTTCTACTCGATGGAATTCTACCCTTGAAATGgtagaaaaatttgagaaactAGCACCCATTCTGGGAACTATATTGGCTAATAGAAGTCATAAAGATGGTCCACAAATGTTAGCAGGATATCATATTGAAGTAGTATCTGAAATTATTCACCTTTTAACACCTTTTAAAGAAGCGACTACTCAAATATCAGGTGATAAATATGTAACTGCCAGTATCGTTTTGCCATTGTGTCATAATGTATTAGAGACATTAAATGATTTGAAGCCTGCCACCAATGCTGcaatggaatttaaaaaaaatttattaaaggaaatcgaagtaaaatatatacctcttaaaaaaaataaacttttaacaatTGCAACTCTACTTGATCCTAGATTCAAGAGAGTGTACAGCTTTTCTTCTCTCTGCCAGGCAGCAGCTATATCACAAGTATGCTGCGAAATTAGAGACGTAGCAAGACAAAAAGGCGACACTTCTGCAACGTTAGAACAAAGTCCATCCAAAGAGactcaaaaaaattgtatttctatTTGGACAAAACATACAGAAAGGCTAAAAAAACATTCAGACGAAGATGAATCATATACACATCAAATGCCAcctgaattaaaattatattttaaatctgcaATACTTCCATTATCGGAGGATCCTATTAAATATTGGTACAATTATAAAACAGTATCTCCTGAATTGGCAGAAGTTGCTCtaaaatattgtgcaataatgGGGTCATCCATGGCTTCAGAGAGAATTGTCTCGGCTATTAACAATGTCGTAACTGATAAAAGAAGTAGATTAACAAATCGTCACATAAAAGAGGCTGTTTTccttactaatttttttagaaataaata a